From Pseudarthrobacter equi, a single genomic window includes:
- a CDS encoding ABC transporter permease — translation MRFILRRLGFYLVAFWASITLNFLLPRFMPGDPVSRMFARSQDRMQPEQIEALRRLLGVDDRPLWEQYAGYLQNIFTGQMGVSISRFPAPVTEVISSQIGWTLLLGGTALVIAAVVGNLLGIVAAWRRGGAIDSALPPVLVFIGSFPYFWLAMGALYLFGVVLGWFPIRHAFTAGLEPAFTWEFIGDVGAHLVLPALTIVLVSIGGWMLGMRNTMIATNSEDYITMAEAKGLRPGRIMLRYAARNAMLPSVTSFGMGLGFVVGGALLTEVVFAYPGVGYQLLNAVQGLDYPLMQGLFLTITAAVLLANFLVDILYVRLDPRVRSN, via the coding sequence GTGCGCTTCATCCTGCGCCGGCTGGGTTTCTACCTGGTCGCCTTCTGGGCATCCATCACCCTGAATTTCCTGCTCCCGCGCTTCATGCCGGGGGACCCCGTTTCCCGCATGTTCGCCCGCTCCCAGGACAGAATGCAGCCCGAACAGATCGAGGCGCTGCGCAGGCTGCTGGGTGTTGACGACAGGCCCCTGTGGGAGCAGTACGCGGGCTACCTGCAGAACATCTTCACCGGCCAGATGGGCGTCTCCATTTCGCGCTTCCCGGCGCCGGTCACGGAGGTCATTTCGTCCCAGATCGGCTGGACCCTCCTGCTGGGCGGAACCGCCCTGGTGATTGCCGCCGTCGTGGGTAACCTGCTGGGCATCGTGGCTGCGTGGCGGCGCGGCGGCGCCATCGATTCGGCGCTGCCTCCGGTGCTGGTGTTCATCGGATCGTTCCCCTACTTCTGGCTGGCCATGGGCGCCCTCTACCTGTTCGGCGTGGTGCTGGGCTGGTTCCCCATCCGGCACGCGTTCACGGCCGGCCTGGAGCCCGCGTTCACCTGGGAGTTCATCGGCGACGTCGGCGCGCACCTCGTGCTCCCGGCGCTGACCATCGTGCTGGTGTCCATCGGCGGCTGGATGCTGGGCATGCGGAACACCATGATCGCCACCAACTCGGAGGACTACATCACCATGGCCGAGGCCAAGGGCCTGCGCCCGGGCCGCATCATGCTCCGGTACGCGGCCCGCAACGCCATGCTGCCGTCCGTGACCAGCTTCGGCATGGGACTGGGCTTCGTGGTGGGAGGGGCGCTGCTCACCGAAGTGGTGTTCGCCTACCCCGGCGTGGGCTACCAGCTCCTCAACGCCGTCCAGGGCCTGGACTACCCGCTCATGCAGGGCCTGTTCCTGACCATCACCGCCGCCGTGCTGCTGGCGAACTTCCTGGTGGACATCCTGTACGTCCGCCTCGACCCCCGCGTGCGCAGCAACTGA